In Verrucomicrobiota bacterium, a single genomic region encodes these proteins:
- a CDS encoding ATP-binding cassette domain-containing protein: protein MTDQQQLQDESLTPLLEVRDLKVHFPIRSGILQRQTNVFKAVDGVSFSVPPGKTVGLLGESGSGKTTIGRTLVKLVAATSGKAFWKGADILPMSEREFRPLRRRIQYIFQDPFGSLNPRMTVARIIGEALEIHFRELNAGERADRVAALLRRVGLTPEMGTRYPHEFSGGQRQRIGIARALAVEPEFLICDEPVSALDVSVQAQIVNLLQDIQEELGLAMLFIAHDLAVVEHISDSVLVLHRGKIVESGPSREVLEDPQDPYTRELLAAVPRI, encoded by the coding sequence ATGACCGACCAGCAACAACTTCAGGACGAAAGCCTTACTCCATTATTGGAGGTGCGCGATCTCAAGGTTCACTTCCCGATCCGATCCGGAATCCTGCAACGCCAAACCAATGTTTTCAAGGCAGTGGATGGCGTGAGCTTTTCCGTGCCACCCGGTAAGACCGTAGGCCTTCTTGGAGAGAGCGGAAGTGGTAAAACCACCATCGGTAGAACCTTGGTGAAACTCGTCGCCGCAACATCAGGAAAGGCGTTCTGGAAGGGAGCGGATATTCTGCCCATGAGCGAACGGGAGTTCCGCCCCCTGCGTCGCAGAATTCAGTATATTTTTCAGGATCCTTTCGGATCCCTGAATCCCCGGATGACCGTGGCCCGGATCATCGGCGAGGCCTTGGAAATTCATTTCAGGGAGTTGAATGCGGGAGAGCGTGCCGATCGGGTTGCCGCCCTATTGCGGCGCGTGGGTCTCACCCCCGAGATGGGAACGCGATATCCCCATGAGTTCAGCGGTGGTCAGCGCCAGCGGATCGGGATCGCCCGTGCGCTGGCGGTCGAACCGGAGTTCCTCATCTGCGACGAACCGGTGAGTGCGCTGGATGTCAGCGTCCAGGCCCAGATCGTGAATCTCCTGCAGGACATTCAGGAGGAACTGGGATTGGCCATGCTCTTTATCGCGCACGATCTTGCGGTTGTGGAACACATAAGCGACTCGGTGCTCGTCCTGCATCGTGGAAAGATCGTCGAATCGGGACCCTCGAGAGAGGTACTGGAAGACCCGCAGGATCCCTACACCCGCGAACTGCTCGCAGCCGTCCCTCGAATCTAA
- a CDS encoding DEAD/DEAH box helicase encodes MSFQDLGLLEAVVHGAQRMGYVEPSPIQEQAIPIAIRGGDLIASAQTGTGKTAAFGLPILSKLKKSNGKTRCLILEPTRELALQVEEAFKEFSAFTDLETVVIFGGVGYGAQREALARGVDVIVATPGRLLDFMQQGEINFADLEILVLDEVDRMLDMGFLPDVRRIVEKCPKERQTLFFSATIPEEIERLSSWCLRNPEKISIGARRSAAETVKHAFYPVAADQKLDLLKAMLDRTEYHSVIVFCRTKDGADRIARQLENEKHKVAVMHSNRSQQERVDALEGFKTGRYEVMIATDIAARGIDIAGVSHVINYDVPQHPEDYVHRIGRTGRAQSEGDAFTIMTAEELPHVKAIETFIAQKVPREKLENFPYLFTMLFQEDEAARVLKNIRGARTLKGYSYGAKRRR; translated from the coding sequence ATGTCATTTCAGGATCTTGGACTCTTAGAAGCCGTTGTCCACGGCGCTCAGCGGATGGGGTATGTCGAACCTTCACCGATTCAGGAACAAGCGATTCCCATCGCAATAAGGGGGGGAGATCTTATTGCCTCCGCTCAGACAGGGACCGGGAAAACGGCGGCTTTCGGGCTACCCATTCTTAGCAAGCTCAAGAAGTCGAATGGCAAGACACGTTGCCTGATTCTGGAGCCGACACGTGAACTTGCCCTTCAGGTAGAGGAAGCGTTCAAGGAATTCTCCGCTTTTACCGATTTGGAGACGGTTGTCATCTTCGGAGGGGTTGGCTACGGAGCGCAGCGCGAGGCATTGGCCCGCGGGGTAGACGTGATTGTTGCAACTCCCGGTCGGCTGCTGGACTTCATGCAGCAGGGGGAGATCAATTTCGCCGACCTTGAGATTCTTGTTCTCGACGAGGTCGACCGGATGCTTGATATGGGGTTCCTTCCCGATGTCCGCAGGATCGTCGAGAAGTGTCCCAAGGAGCGCCAAACACTCTTTTTCTCTGCCACGATCCCCGAGGAAATCGAGCGCCTCTCCTCCTGGTGCCTCCGCAATCCCGAAAAGATTTCCATCGGTGCCCGCCGCTCAGCGGCCGAAACCGTTAAGCACGCCTTCTATCCGGTGGCTGCTGATCAGAAACTCGATTTACTGAAAGCGATGCTGGACCGTACGGAATACCACAGCGTCATCGTTTTCTGCCGCACGAAGGATGGCGCTGACCGCATCGCCCGTCAGCTTGAGAACGAAAAACATAAAGTCGCCGTGATGCATTCGAATCGTTCCCAGCAGGAGCGCGTTGATGCGCTCGAGGGATTCAAGACCGGACGCTACGAGGTGATGATTGCCACCGACATCGCCGCCCGTGGTATCGACATTGCCGGAGTCAGCCACGTCATTAATTATGACGTGCCCCAGCATCCCGAGGATTATGTCCACCGCATCGGACGAACCGGTCGGGCCCAGAGTGAAGGGGATGCCTTCACGATCATGACGGCCGAGGAGCTTCCCCATGTGAAGGCTATCGAGACCTTCATTGCGCAGAAAGTGCCCCGTGAAAAACTCGAAAACTTCCCTTATCTCTTCACCATGCTCTTTCAGGAGGATGAGGCCGCAAGAGTTCTCAAGAACATCCGTGGTGCTCGCACACTCAAGGGCTATAGCTACGGGGCGAAGCGTCGGCGCTAG
- a CDS encoding rod shape-determining protein RodA yields the protein MNTLMLARKFRALNKPLLIVMLALCSFGIYAIYSATWMRDTPFWISQIKWMLICIPVFFVIAFNDYQWVRLGAIPLYILSVILLVLVFFIGVKVFGARSWLNLGFGNFQPSQMAIFSGVLLFALFLSESEGMHPALRILICLVITLVPCVLILVQPYLGGTLVWLPVLFAMLFVAGVQVRYLVTLILMGVALIPLVVNFGLKPYQKDRILIFLDPSLDPQGAGWTINQSLNAIGSAGFWGKGFKAHNTLNELGYLPSTIVHTDFIYSVFGEQHGFMGAILLISTFGILLLSALYVASQAQDLLGRLLSVGIVMLLFTHIFMNVGMTVAVTPITGLPLPMVSYGGSFLLITIACMGLLQSIWIHRKLVY from the coding sequence ATGAATACCCTCATGCTCGCGCGGAAGTTTCGCGCCCTCAATAAGCCGCTGCTGATCGTGATGCTGGCACTGTGCTCATTTGGCATCTATGCGATCTACAGCGCCACATGGATGAGGGACACGCCCTTCTGGATCAGTCAGATCAAGTGGATGCTGATCTGCATCCCCGTCTTTTTTGTCATCGCCTTCAATGATTACCAATGGGTCAGACTAGGTGCGATTCCCCTCTACATTCTGAGCGTCATCCTCCTTGTCCTTGTCTTCTTCATCGGAGTAAAGGTTTTCGGGGCCAGGAGCTGGCTGAATCTTGGCTTTGGAAACTTCCAGCCTTCTCAGATGGCAATTTTCAGCGGTGTGCTTCTCTTCGCCCTTTTTCTGAGCGAAAGCGAGGGGATGCATCCGGCGCTTCGTATTCTCATTTGCCTGGTGATCACGCTTGTTCCCTGCGTGCTCATTCTGGTCCAACCCTATCTGGGTGGCACTCTTGTCTGGTTGCCCGTGCTCTTTGCTATGCTGTTTGTGGCCGGCGTCCAGGTTCGCTATCTGGTCACACTCATTCTGATGGGCGTGGCCTTGATTCCCCTTGTCGTAAACTTCGGTCTCAAGCCTTATCAGAAAGACCGGATCCTGATCTTTCTCGACCCCTCTCTTGATCCCCAAGGTGCTGGCTGGACCATCAACCAATCACTCAATGCGATCGGTAGCGCCGGGTTCTGGGGCAAGGGATTCAAGGCTCACAATACGCTCAATGAGCTCGGTTATCTCCCGAGCACGATCGTTCACACAGACTTCATCTACTCCGTGTTTGGGGAACAGCATGGGTTTATGGGGGCCATCCTCCTCATCTCGACTTTCGGGATTCTGCTCCTAAGCGCTCTCTATGTGGCATCCCAAGCCCAAGATTTGTTGGGAAGACTACTCTCTGTCGGAATCGTGATGCTTCTCTTTACCCACATTTTCATGAACGTCGGTATGACTGTCGCGGTCACACCGATCACCGGACTTCCTCTGCCGATGGTCAGCTACGGCGGTTCTTTTCTGCTTATCACGATCGCGTGCATGGGGCTGCTTCAGAGCATCTGGATCCACCGAAAGCTGGTGTATTGA
- a CDS encoding aldo/keto reductase produces the protein MKYRTLNKDSDLKISEIGFGLWTVSTGWWGNYTDDEAVVLMRQAADRGINLFDAADTYGNGRSEELIAKAFPTGERARIVIATKVGYDFVNHGDGRRGQKEIPQDFSPAGIRGAVDSALKRLGTDHIDILQLHNIREAQVNDDALWEVMEDLRSEGKFRHGGIALGPAIGWVGEGASAIARRKPDVVQHIYNLLEQHPGSDLHRIAEATNAPTKFLIRVPHSSGMLEGKYTADTVFPPNDHRNHRPKSWLINGVKKIEQLRFLERPDRTMGQAAIQWLLKDPRTLSVLPNIYNAEQISEFAATSDSPPLNDDEMNRISELVSSHFGLEPEEHKFKGEMELPAELAAMIS, from the coding sequence ATGGTGGGGGAACTATACCGACGATGAAGCGGTGGTCCTCATGCGGCAGGCTGCTGATCGGGGTATCAACCTGTTCGACGCCGCAGACACCTATGGTAACGGACGGAGCGAGGAACTCATTGCCAAGGCCTTCCCCACCGGGGAGCGCGCACGGATCGTGATCGCCACCAAGGTCGGCTACGATTTCGTGAATCATGGCGACGGGCGGCGCGGCCAGAAAGAAATTCCCCAGGACTTCAGCCCCGCGGGGATCAGGGGAGCGGTGGATTCGGCCCTGAAGCGGTTGGGAACCGACCACATCGATATCCTCCAACTCCACAATATCCGCGAAGCACAGGTCAATGACGATGCCCTGTGGGAAGTGATGGAAGACCTCCGCTCCGAAGGGAAATTCCGTCATGGAGGCATCGCGCTGGGCCCCGCAATCGGTTGGGTCGGAGAGGGAGCCTCGGCTATCGCCCGCCGTAAACCCGATGTCGTCCAGCATATCTACAATCTTCTGGAACAACACCCAGGATCGGATCTCCATAGGATCGCCGAGGCAACAAACGCCCCGACCAAGTTCCTGATCCGTGTCCCCCACTCTTCCGGCATGCTGGAGGGTAAATACACAGCCGATACGGTCTTCCCTCCCAATGATCACCGCAATCACCGTCCAAAAAGCTGGCTTATCAACGGTGTCAAAAAGATCGAGCAACTCCGTTTCTTGGAACGTCCCGACCGGACGATGGGTCAGGCGGCCATTCAATGGCTGCTGAAGGACCCTCGCACACTCTCCGTGCTCCCGAATATCTATAACGCCGAACAGATTTCCGAATTTGCAGCAACTTCGGATTCCCCTCCCCTGAATGACGATGAGATGAACCGCATCAGCGAACTGGTAAGCTCCCATTTCGGCCTGGAGCCCGAGGAGCACAAATTCAAGGGAGAGATGGAACTGCCTGCAGAACTTGCAGCCATGATTTCCTAA
- the trpS gene encoding tryptophan--tRNA ligase, which translates to MRILSGIQPTGLPHLGNYFGMMKAAIELQETGEAFYFIADLHALTTVRDAESLRRNSREVAIDFLACGLDPAKACLFRQSDITCIPELAWILSTVTPMGLLERCHSYKDKLAKGLHASLGLFSYPVLMAADILAYDSDVVPVGKDQKQHLEVTRDIAVKINELYGEIFKLPEAMIRDESAAIPGTDGAKMSKSYGNTVELFLEESALKKKIMGIQTDSTSVESPKPIEGSAILGIYKHVASTADYAEMEADFLAGGKGYGDFKKRLLSSVREYFAPMRDRRDQFASDPAEVDRILKQGGERASEIAAPVMERLRKAVGLR; encoded by the coding sequence ATGCGCATCCTCTCCGGAATACAGCCCACAGGACTGCCCCATCTCGGCAACTACTTCGGGATGATGAAAGCGGCTATCGAACTGCAGGAAACAGGTGAAGCCTTCTATTTCATCGCAGATCTTCATGCGCTTACCACGGTCAGAGATGCAGAATCTCTGCGACGAAACTCTCGGGAAGTAGCGATCGACTTCCTCGCCTGCGGCCTTGATCCCGCAAAGGCCTGCCTCTTTCGTCAGAGCGATATCACCTGCATTCCGGAACTTGCGTGGATCCTCTCCACGGTCACCCCGATGGGACTGCTCGAGCGTTGCCACTCTTACAAGGACAAGCTCGCCAAAGGCCTTCATGCTTCACTCGGACTATTCTCCTATCCCGTCCTTATGGCAGCCGATATTCTGGCCTACGACAGCGACGTGGTTCCGGTCGGCAAGGACCAGAAACAGCATCTTGAAGTCACCCGCGACATCGCGGTGAAGATCAATGAACTCTATGGCGAGATCTTTAAGCTTCCCGAAGCAATGATCCGTGATGAATCGGCAGCCATTCCCGGAACAGACGGGGCCAAGATGAGCAAGAGCTACGGCAACACCGTGGAGCTCTTCCTTGAGGAAAGCGCCCTCAAGAAAAAGATCATGGGGATTCAAACAGACTCAACTTCCGTGGAGTCTCCGAAGCCAATCGAGGGATCCGCTATTCTTGGCATCTACAAGCATGTCGCCTCCACCGCCGACTATGCTGAGATGGAGGCAGACTTCCTTGCTGGGGGAAAAGGATATGGAGACTTCAAAAAACGCCTTCTTTCGTCGGTCCGCGAGTACTTCGCTCCGATGCGGGATCGTCGCGACCAGTTCGCCTCCGACCCCGCGGAAGTCGACCGCATCCTAAAGCAAGGTGGAGAACGGGCTTCTGAAATCGCGGCACCCGTCATGGAGCGCCTCAGAAAAGCCGTTGGCCTCCGATAA
- a CDS encoding HAD hydrolase family protein produces MIRLLSTDFDGTLADTLYPEHCSASLDRELSEAVRGGALWAVNTGRSLESALDGLRGLGASVSPDYILTNERHIHKPDGKGGWLDYGEWNEICRVHHDLLFKESGTFFEHISKLVDSHEGVSFQQHYKGIPEGLVAASEEQLDQIISELGALPGRPEDFHYQRSNIYLRFCHRRYDKGSALAELSRLIDMPTSEILAVGDHQNDLPMLFGEVAAMVACPSNSHPSVKDAVSKAGGHVSELPAGEGTADAIHLYRTGKKSLSEKRNREAVLNDQLPG; encoded by the coding sequence ATGATCCGCTTACTGAGCACTGACTTTGACGGCACCCTTGCCGATACGCTTTACCCCGAACACTGCAGCGCGTCCCTAGATCGTGAGCTTTCCGAGGCGGTGCGTGGAGGTGCTCTCTGGGCCGTGAACACCGGGCGCTCGCTGGAGAGTGCGCTGGATGGACTGAGGGGACTTGGTGCCTCCGTTTCTCCGGATTACATACTCACAAATGAACGTCACATCCATAAGCCTGACGGTAAGGGGGGCTGGCTTGACTATGGGGAGTGGAATGAAATCTGCAGAGTGCACCACGACCTACTTTTCAAGGAGAGTGGAACATTCTTTGAGCACATCTCGAAGCTGGTGGATTCCCATGAAGGCGTTAGTTTCCAACAACATTACAAGGGGATTCCCGAGGGGCTAGTCGCTGCCAGTGAAGAACAGCTCGATCAGATCATCAGTGAGCTAGGAGCATTGCCGGGTAGGCCGGAGGATTTTCACTACCAACGCAGTAACATTTACCTGCGGTTCTGCCATCGTCGTTATGACAAGGGTAGCGCCCTTGCCGAGTTAAGTCGACTGATCGATATGCCCACATCGGAAATCCTGGCAGTCGGGGACCATCAGAACGACCTGCCGATGCTCTTTGGTGAAGTCGCGGCGATGGTCGCCTGCCCCTCCAACTCTCATCCGAGCGTCAAAGATGCGGTTTCCAAAGCGGGCGGCCACGTTTCCGAACTCCCCGCAGGTGAGGGGACGGCCGATGCTATTCATCTTTACCGAACGGGGAAAAAGTCCCTCTCGGAAAAAAGAAACCGGGAAGCGGTCCTCAATGACCAACTTCCCGGTTAA
- a CDS encoding NAD(+)/NADH kinase, with the protein MIVGLIAHVGKDGSAGLVQSVTTELDRRNAPYLLEKATAGLIGRESDLDEALLSERCDLLLVMGGDGSILRALHRSGGHIRPIFGINIGSLGFLTCLGSSEYLKAIDCVLAGNYLLSARSLLDVTIEGPGGSVPLERALNDVTISRGERSQLVKLQASVDGAPLTEYHADGLIVATPTGSTAYSLAAGGPILMPESGALVITPICPHVLSNRSLVISDKSRVVIRSSGNQEVFVTIDGRPPNALKPSEQVVLQLSPLTLPLAMMPDSNFPEILRQKLKWSGSNI; encoded by the coding sequence ATGATTGTTGGACTGATCGCTCATGTTGGAAAGGATGGCTCTGCCGGCCTTGTACAGTCCGTCACCACCGAGCTCGACCGGCGAAACGCTCCTTATCTCTTAGAAAAGGCTACCGCTGGCCTGATTGGAAGGGAGTCCGACTTGGATGAAGCCCTTCTTTCTGAACGATGCGATCTTCTCCTTGTCATGGGAGGTGATGGCAGCATCCTTCGGGCGCTTCACCGCTCAGGGGGGCATATTCGCCCGATCTTTGGAATCAACATCGGATCACTCGGCTTCCTAACCTGCCTCGGTTCTTCAGAATACCTCAAGGCCATCGACTGCGTCCTAGCCGGAAATTATCTACTCAGCGCGAGAAGCCTTCTGGATGTCACCATCGAGGGACCCGGCGGCAGCGTTCCCCTGGAGCGCGCGCTGAACGATGTCACCATCAGTCGAGGAGAGCGCTCTCAACTCGTGAAACTGCAGGCCTCAGTGGATGGGGCACCACTCACCGAATACCATGCCGACGGACTGATCGTTGCGACGCCGACGGGATCCACCGCTTACTCGCTAGCCGCGGGAGGGCCCATTCTGATGCCGGAGAGCGGGGCGCTTGTCATCACGCCGATCTGCCCACATGTCCTAAGCAACCGCTCCCTAGTGATCTCGGATAAGAGCAGGGTGGTTATCCGCTCCTCGGGCAATCAGGAAGTCTTTGTCACCATTGACGGACGTCCACCTAATGCCCTCAAACCCTCCGAACAGGTTGTCCTGCAACTCTCTCCGCTCACACTTCCGCTTGCCATGATGCCCGACAGTAACTTCCCGGAAATCCTGCGACAAAAACTGAAATGGAGCGGCAGCAATATTTAG
- a CDS encoding biopolymer transporter ExbD produces MRFYTKRRKMPSITVVSLIDILAILLIFFIVTTTFKERLPQLQINLPESKAASAATSQPKKAILLQIKGPDQISFDNKPITAAALPAAIHEAQRANPGCSITMQADKEAPFGTVVTVLDALQIAGIKNIPAIAKPLNK; encoded by the coding sequence ATGCGATTTTACACTAAGCGGCGAAAGATGCCCTCGATCACCGTTGTCTCTCTGATCGATATTCTCGCGATTCTCCTGATCTTCTTCATCGTCACCACGACCTTCAAGGAGCGCCTGCCCCAGTTGCAAATCAACCTTCCCGAGTCCAAGGCCGCATCGGCAGCGACTAGCCAACCGAAGAAGGCGATCCTGCTTCAAATCAAGGGGCCAGACCAGATCTCCTTCGATAACAAGCCCATCACAGCTGCCGCTCTTCCTGCTGCGATTCATGAGGCACAGCGAGCAAATCCCGGTTGCTCAATCACGATGCAAGCTGACAAAGAGGCCCCCTTCGGCACGGTCGTAACAGTTCTTGATGCCCTGCAAATAGCGGGAATCAAGAATATCCCTGCTATTGCAAAACCTCTTAACAAGTAA
- a CDS encoding TlyA family RNA methyltransferase, protein MASLARVRLDQLLFDAGHFDSREKAQRAILAGQITVRGQITDKPGTKVNPESEILITGRDRYVGRGGHKLEGALTGFGIDPMGLSCLDLGSSTGGFTDCLLQHWAAHVTAVDVGRGQLAWSLRQDPRVEVREGINARYLTATDFDRCFDLIVGDLSFISLTKILPAAFQLLNPEGLMIVLIKPQFELARADIGKGGIVRDTTARLRAVESIRNWVITAGHRFDSVIESPLPGTSGNIEFLALLRRGDSTVPVPVETNDLTSSPNPSPNP, encoded by the coding sequence ATCGCATCCCTCGCCCGAGTCCGCCTCGATCAGCTTCTGTTTGATGCGGGTCATTTCGATTCCAGGGAGAAAGCTCAACGGGCCATCCTGGCAGGTCAGATCACTGTGAGAGGACAGATCACCGACAAACCGGGAACGAAAGTAAATCCCGAAAGCGAGATCCTCATCACGGGTCGCGATCGCTATGTCGGGCGCGGAGGGCATAAACTCGAGGGGGCTCTCACGGGATTCGGGATTGATCCGATGGGATTATCCTGCCTTGACCTTGGTTCCTCGACAGGAGGCTTCACGGACTGCCTTCTCCAGCATTGGGCCGCCCATGTCACAGCGGTTGATGTCGGCAGAGGCCAGCTCGCATGGTCGTTGAGACAAGATCCAAGGGTCGAGGTCCGCGAGGGGATCAATGCTCGCTACCTGACAGCGACGGATTTCGACCGATGCTTCGACCTGATCGTGGGAGATCTCAGCTTTATTTCATTGACGAAGATCCTTCCAGCGGCGTTTCAGTTGCTAAACCCAGAGGGTCTCATGATCGTCCTTATCAAGCCACAGTTCGAGCTCGCCCGTGCCGATATCGGCAAGGGCGGCATCGTGCGCGACACGACAGCACGTCTGAGAGCCGTCGAATCGATTAGAAACTGGGTGATAACGGCAGGCCACCGCTTCGACAGTGTCATCGAATCGCCTCTTCCTGGCACCTCGGGCAATATTGAGTTTTTGGCACTGCTCCGCCGGGGAGATTCCACAGTTCCAGTTCCCGTCGAAACCAACGATCTGACTTCATCACCCAATCCCTCACCAAACCCATGA
- a CDS encoding PTS sugar transporter subunit IIA, with protein MNTLCDSLLSKDVKLQLKATDHHDALEEILSPLRSDVRVRDWQELRSALLANSLNETFREVPGAMFLHHCRTESVSELVLAAGRSTAGIVMPGREERVHLIFVAAIPEAVNNEYLRILGAISRICSDQETMQELLDFENTSEFLTFLERACRA; from the coding sequence ATGAATACCCTTTGCGATTCCCTGCTGAGCAAGGATGTAAAGCTTCAGTTGAAGGCCACCGATCATCACGATGCGCTGGAGGAAATCCTCTCACCGCTTAGAAGCGATGTCAGGGTCCGGGATTGGCAAGAGCTTCGATCAGCCCTTCTCGCCAATTCACTCAACGAAACCTTCCGAGAAGTTCCTGGAGCCATGTTTCTCCACCATTGCAGGACTGAAAGCGTCTCCGAGTTGGTACTGGCTGCTGGCCGGAGTACTGCTGGGATTGTCATGCCGGGGCGTGAGGAAAGAGTCCATCTGATCTTCGTCGCGGCAATTCCCGAGGCGGTGAATAATGAATATCTCAGAATCCTGGGTGCCATTTCACGCATCTGTAGCGATCAGGAAACCATGCAGGAACTGCTTGATTTCGAGAACACCTCCGAATTCTTAACCTTCTTGGAGAGAGCGTGCCGCGCATGA
- the def gene encoding peptide deformylase — MPRPHKVTSNPIKPLEVVKYGHPALRSKGKKIEKIDDSILTLASEMILTMYEEDGCGLAAQQVGRALQLAVIDVMPAFEDRPSRAWIDGRELEIESLMPLVMINPEIHPVGEERSWEVEGCLSMPGLHDEIERPTRVRVICQDLDGSILDFEAEGLLSRAAQHEVDHLHGILFIDHLPSESLKEHQPLLRKFQSQASF, encoded by the coding sequence ATGCCTCGTCCGCATAAAGTCACATCAAACCCGATAAAGCCACTCGAGGTGGTGAAATACGGTCACCCAGCGCTGCGCAGCAAGGGAAAGAAGATCGAGAAAATCGATGACTCCATCTTGACGCTTGCTAGTGAAATGATCCTAACGATGTACGAGGAGGATGGCTGCGGTCTGGCCGCCCAACAAGTCGGACGAGCTCTTCAACTCGCCGTGATCGATGTGATGCCCGCCTTCGAAGATCGTCCCAGTCGCGCCTGGATCGACGGGCGGGAACTGGAGATCGAATCGCTGATGCCACTCGTGATGATCAACCCCGAGATTCATCCGGTCGGTGAAGAGCGATCTTGGGAAGTCGAAGGATGCCTGAGCATGCCCGGACTCCATGACGAGATTGAGAGACCTACCCGGGTCCGCGTGATCTGCCAGGATCTCGATGGGTCGATCCTGGATTTCGAAGCCGAGGGTCTTCTCTCACGCGCTGCTCAGCATGAGGTAGACCATCTGCACGGAATCCTCTTCATCGATCACCTACCATCGGAATCGCTCAAAGAGCATCAGCCATTACTTCGGAAGTTTCAATCGCAAGCCTCTTTTTGA
- a CDS encoding 4'-phosphopantetheinyl transferase superfamily protein, protein MDAPFPGMLPKGKEVSLFIAHFDVFAEIPVSEEEQRRGESMSSTEARQGILAGRRLVRNIVSHWLSVDPVKLQIRLSSEGRPYLVGDSVPFFSITHSGDLVMVAFSGEEIGADLEIERQLDSVALASRFFSDQEALLIKDENNEETFFRLWTCREAAIKADGRGMGKLLAQTKVKSVPKDEKGNFLNVEIGSDSWSVAHWMTGILDQRYHVALATKIRPSLIRWCDLR, encoded by the coding sequence ATGGATGCTCCGTTTCCTGGGATGCTCCCTAAGGGGAAAGAGGTGAGCCTGTTCATTGCACATTTTGACGTCTTCGCGGAAATCCCCGTTAGTGAAGAGGAACAAAGGCGTGGCGAATCGATGTCATCAACTGAAGCAAGGCAGGGGATTCTTGCCGGACGACGTCTTGTCCGAAATATTGTCTCCCACTGGCTTTCCGTGGATCCTGTGAAATTGCAGATCCGCCTATCATCCGAGGGAAGACCTTATCTGGTTGGGGATTCTGTACCCTTCTTTAGCATTACTCACAGCGGCGATCTGGTTATGGTTGCTTTCTCCGGAGAGGAAATTGGAGCTGACCTGGAGATCGAGAGACAGCTTGATAGTGTTGCCCTTGCTTCCCGTTTTTTTTCAGATCAGGAAGCTCTCTTGATAAAGGATGAGAATAATGAGGAGACCTTTTTCAGGCTCTGGACATGCCGTGAAGCGGCAATCAAGGCTGATGGGCGTGGTATGGGAAAGCTTCTTGCTCAGACTAAGGTCAAGTCAGTTCCTAAGGACGAGAAAGGGAATTTTCTGAATGTTGAGATCGGAAGCGATAGCTGGTCAGTTGCCCACTGGATGACGGGGATATTGGATCAGCGGTACCATGTGGCGTTGGCCACCAAGATCAGGCCTTCTCTTATTCGCTGGTGTGATCTCCGCTAA